The DNA sequence TCCTTCAGCATGAAGGCAAGCTTAACCTGATTGCAGGCGCGTTCCAGGATGCTGCCAATGCGGTGAACAAAGCAAAGCAATACATCCAGCCGGACGCCGGCAGGGCCGCGATGGTCTCGTCCCATAATGATGTATTTAAGCAGCGCAACCGCAAGATTGTCCAGCAGATGATTAAATAATAGACGTAAAGGCAGGTACCCTGATTTGGGCGCCTGCCTTTTTTTAGTATTCTTGATACTTGATTTCCGTTCCTCTTCCCACATACCATTCATAGAAGTCTGCCGCCATTTCTTTCGGCACATCATCAAGGCTGGAATGGAGGACCGGCTTGGCTCTGTTGACGGTTTCAATTGAAGCAAGTCCGAGCCACTTTTGAAAAAGATTGCTTGTTACGCTGACCTCGATCACCTTTTCCCGTTTAGAAATGAACAGTGAAGTGGATAGGCTTCCGGATTTCATCTGGATGAACTGGCTGTTCAGAGTGTATCTTGTATTCCAGTAATCCAGGATTCTTAACAGGGCTATGATGATTAGGAGGCCAGCAGAAACGAACAGCCAGGCTCTCTCTGTATCAAGGATTTCAGGCTTGAACCATGCCAGCCCTGCAGTGGCCAGAATCAACACCCAGCTTGGCTTTAACAGGCGGATCCAGAAAGACTTCCCTGGCAGCCGCTTCATTTCCCTGGTGACCTCGTATTGCGGCAGGATTTCAGAAATCATTTCATAGGCTCTTTTAACAGGGAGGAACGGATACAATGTGCTGATTTCAGGCGAATCCTCACCGAGGCTTACACCGCCTGCGCTTGTCAGCTTTACTTCTGCAAGTCCCAGCAGCCTTTTGATGGGCGGCTGTTTCACCTCAATAGCCTGCACCCTCTCTTTTAAAATGGAAAATCTGGATTCATCGAGCACTCCCTGAACGATATAGATCCGTTCCTGATCTGAGGAAATTTCATATTTCCCGTATTTAAGATAAGTCCTTGCCACTCCGATCCCGGTCGAAACGAGCAGCAGAAGGATTAGGATGCCAGCAAGAAGAAGGCTTGAACCCATCAATGCGGCAAAAAGACCCTGGGCCTGCTCATCCAGGTCAAATACTTCATCAATTTTAAAATAAATGGACACAATGGCGGAAAAAAGGACAAGAAAGCTGAAGGAAGTGAATGATGCTTTAAGGATGTCCTTTTTTCCAGGGGTAAAATGGACGATCCTCCCGGCAGGAAGCACAGGCTGTGCAGTTTGCTCGTTTCCGGCTTCCTGGCCAGCCGGAGGAGCGTCCGCCGGATCCACAAGTGAAATGCCTTCCTCTTCCTCCTGCGGATGGGAAACATGTTCTTCCAGCTTTTCAGCTTCTTCCTTTCGGATGACCTTGAATTCAATCGCTGAATCTGCGCCTGTCATTCCTGTTTCAAACCGGATTGAAGTCAACCCGAATATCCGGTGAAAAAGGGAGGTGCGGTAATTCACATTCTGTACCTTTGAAAAAGGGATGGTCTGATTCGATTTGGTAAAAATCCCTTCTTTTAAATGAAAGGAACTGCCGTCAAGCTTATAGGTGCTTGTCAGCCATTTCAGGACAATTGAAACAGCGGAAACAGCCATGAAAAGGAAGAATACCAGCCTTCCGTATTTAACATACGCAGCATCAGAGCCAAATTTGATGACAAACAGAAAGAAAACGATGAATATGGAACCCTTCACCAGCTGGTAAAGATTCATCAGCATGATAAGCGGGTGATGGCGTTTTTCCTCGATCATTGTTCCACTTCCTTTATTTTGGCGAAACGGGCAATCGTATCCCGCAGCTGCATAGCCACTTCGTCAGGCAATGCAGGAATAGTGTGGGAAGAGCCCATCGTTTCAATCGAGATGGAATAGAGGCCATATCTCCTCATCAATGGTCCCTGGCTGGCAGATACAGATTGGATTTTTGTCATAGGGACCAGCTGGTGCTTCTCGGTAATCGCCCCGAACTTCAGCTTCAGGAATTCCTCGTCCACTCCATACCGCCAATTTTTATAAAGCAGCATCGGCCTGATGATCGACCAGGGAATAGAGAGAACTGTAATCACCACTAACCCGATCAGAATCCAGCCGATCCACTCTTTCCATGCAAAATAATGATCCAGATACAATAGTATGCCGAGAACGGCGAAGGCAATAATGTCGCCGATCATATCGGCCGTAATCCAAACTTTTACCGCGTTTTTTGATAATCTGTTTTGAGGCGGTGCGATCCGCGATTCCAAAAATACCACTCCTGAAAACAATTTAATAGAAAGATTAAGTCCTTATGTTACTTACGTCGAAGGTTCTCATAAAGATTCATTTAATTTTGCGGATAAGAGGGGGATTTCTAGTTTACAGCCTGTTTCACACGAAAAATGGAATGTATCTGTTTTCAAAAGATATTTCACTTGTAAAATACGAACATTATTATAAGTTGACTTTTTATCGTTCGTATATTAAACTCTTTAATGGGTTGGGGCAATAAATGCCCGCCGAATAATAATCATAGTTGACTCTGGATGCTTCCGAGGAAGCAGGACTTGATTTTATACACATATAAGGAGTGTTACTCATGGATAATGTATTTGATTACGAGGATATTCAATTAATTCCGGCAAAATCAATTGTGAACAGCAGGACTGAGTGTGATACAACGGTTGAGTTTGGAGGACGCACCTTTAAGCTGCCGGTTGTGCCTGCCAATATGCAGACCATTATTGATGAGCGCATTTCCATTCAATTAGCAGAAAAGAATTATTTTTACGTCATGCACCGCTTCCAGCCTGAGAAGCGCCTTGCATTTGTAAGGGATATGAAATCACGCGGATTATATGCGTCAATCAGCGTCGGTGTTAAAGAGGAAGAATACACTTTCGTTCAGCAGCTGGCTGAGGAAAATCTGGTTCCTGAATATATTACAATCGACATCGCCCATGGCCATTCCAATGCAGTGATTAAAATGATTCAGCATATCAAGCAGCTCCTTCCGGGAAGCTTTGTCATCGCAGGAAATGTCGGCACGCCTGAAGCAGTCCGTGAGCTGGAGAATGCGGGTGCTGATGCAACGAAAGTTGGAATCGGGCCAGGGAAGGTCTGCATTACGAAAATCAAAACCGGCTTTGGAACCGGCGGCTGGCAGCTGGCGGCATTAAGATGGTGCGCCAAGGCAGCAAGCAAGCCGATCATTGCGGATGGGGGCATCCGCACACATGGCGATATCGCCAAATCAGTCCGTTTCGGCGCTTCCATGGTCATGATCGGTTCCCTTTTTGCGGGACATGAAGAATCCCCTGGAGAAACAGTCGAAGTCAACGGGAAGCTGTACAAAGAATACTTCGGATCTGCTTCCGAGTTCCAAAAAGGCGAAAAGAAGAATGTTGAAGGCAAGAAAATGCACGTAGAATACAAAGGTGCTTTAGAAGATACACTGATCGAAATGGAGCAGGATCTTCAGTCCTCCATCTCCTATGCGGGAGGAAACAAGCTGTCCGCCATCAAGAATGTGGACTATGTGATTGTCAAGAACTCCATCTTCAATGGAGATAAAGTATACTAATCAGCAAGCCGCCTGTCCTGGATAGGCGGTTTTTTGCTGCATTCTGAGGATAAAAATAAAATAAGAGGGACTTTTTTGAAACCAAAAACGGTTTGGAATTGTCTAACTGCCAGGAAGAAGGGGGGAAGGAATTGGAGAAAAAAGAAAGAGACCAATTGCTGACAGAAGCCATGGATGAATATGGGCATTACCTGACCCGGCTCGCTTATGCTTTTGTAAAAGACGAAGCGAAAGCCGACGATATCGTCCAGGAGGTCTATATCCGCTATTATCTGAAGCTGGAACAATTTAAAGGCCGGTCCAGTGTTAAAACCTATTTATACAGAATGACCGTGAACGAATGCAAAAACTACCTGAAAAGCTGGGGTTTCCGAAAAATAGATTTTTTTAATAGAAAAAGTGTGATGCCTTCATCCAATTTTACCCCTGAAGAGGAAGTGCTGAGGCGGGAGGAGGAAAGCTGGACTTTCCGGCTGATTGACAGGCTGCCGGTCAAATATAAGGAAGTCCTTTGGCTCCATTATTATGCAGAGCTTTCTGTAAAGGAGATCGGAGATATTTTGAAGTGCCCGGCCAATACGGTGAAAACCAGGCTGGCCAGGGGAAGGAAGATGGCTCGTCTGACAATGGGAGAGGAGGAGATTGATGATGCCAAAGAATATTAAACAGGAACTTGAGGACAGCATCCCGGATCATATCACCATGTCAGGCAGGCAGAAGCAGACAATTTTAACAGAGGCAGCCAAACGCTTCGAACGCAAGCCCCGCCGCACCAGCAGGCTCATTCTGCCCCTTGTCAGTGCTGCCGCTATCCTCGGGCTGTCGGGCATACTTGCCGCACCCTATGTCCAGGAGGAGCTGAAAGAGAGTGAAGTCCGGCAGCAGCTTGACGCCTCTTTAGAAAAAGTGACGGTTCCAGACGCAAGCTATCCTTCTTTAATCAACTCTCAATATATTGGGGACACCAAAGAGCTGGTCTACACAGACGGAAAAGGGTTCTATTCCTTTAATAAGGAAACGAAAACAACCGAGATGCTGGTCAAGCCGGAAGAGGGGGCGGGTTTGTATGAATTTGCGGTGAATGGAGATTGGCTTGTGTGGGACAGCAGGAACAAGCTGTACGCCTTTGACCGTCATACTAAAGAAATTGAAGAGATTCCTGGTAGTGCTGCTGCAGGCGATTTTCAGATTGAAGAGGATAAACTGAGCTACCTCTCGGCTGATGGCCAATCATGGGGATATAAACTGCTGGATTTGCTCACGTTATCTGAATCTAATTTCCATGAGATTACAGGAGAAGGCACAAACAGCCAGGCATCCTTAAATGAAGGATATATTGTCATACCAGAAACCATTGTGGAAAATGAAGAAAAGAATATTCTTTTTACCCTCTATGACTTGAAAGGCAGGGGAGAGGAAAGGGAATTCAAAGTTCCTTATGATCAGGCTGTCAATGTTACACTGACCGATGACAAAATCTATGCTGAGCTTTCAAATGAGGGGAGGTCTCCGGTTTTAGCATACCTCAGCCTGGATGACGGAAAGCTCCACAAAGTAAAGACTCCTCCCTTCGATGCTTTTGCTGTATACGAAGATTACCTGGCTTTGAGTATACCGGAAAAAGAGGATTCAAATTCGGTCAAACTGTACAGGATCATTGATAATCGTGCAGTGGCCCTGCCTGCCTTCGAGCATGTAGAAGAACGGCTGGTCAAACCGAGGTTTACAGCTGACGGGGTGCTTGTGGTGAACGGAGAAGGCGAGGACTTTTCTATGTATCTTCTGGATATAGAAAAAATTAAAAAATGAAGGAGAGATTACTTCAGCTTGGTGCTGAGCAGAGAAAATCTCTCCGCCCATTCGTCGCTGGCGCTATAATAATTGTAAATGGGAGATAAAAAAGGAGAGGGGCGGTTTCAATCGATTTGTTTGAATTGTACTATAAAAAATACAATGAAACGGTGCAGGCGGAGGATTATATTGAGTGGGCCGGCGGCTGCCTGGAGCTTGATACACGCGAAATCCTGAAGCTCGCCGGGATGAGGGCACCCTTAAATTTATTTGAAGTGGAAAGCATGTTTGCGGATGCAATGAAAAGTGCTGGATATGAAGCTCCTCCTGAAGAAGAGTGCCTTGAATACCATCTAAAGCAGCTGCATGCAAAGTTATTGATGCCTGCAGAGAATGCCATTGAAAGGGTTAAAGAGATTTATGTCTGTACGGCGCGAAATGGCTTATCAGAAGAACAGATGGATTGGCAGGAGGTCAGCGATGCCATTGATGACTTTGAGTTCGGTGATAATATCCCTGGCTATAACATGGATAAGATCCATGAACTGATCATGACAAACGCCAGGAGGCTCTGGCATACTAAATTCAGCAAAATATCTTTCGGGGATTTCATTGGGCAAAAAATTACTAAAGTCGAGACAGAAGGTCAATTTATAATTGAATTTGAGAAGGGATATCTCAGTATCGAGTGCCCCTGGAGGATACGAAAGGCAGATGGAATTCTGCTGGGAGAAACTGATATACGCTCAAATTCAAGAGAATGTAAGTCTGTCAAAGAGCTTTTGGCCGGCAAAAGAATTGAGGATGTCAGGCTGCTGGAGCAGTGTCCGTTTCTTATAGTACAGTGCGGTGACCTGTTCCTGGATTTATTCCATGCAAGTTCTTTTTTCGACGGATGGACCTTGGCTGACGAGGAAGATTTCTATCTGTTTTCCATGCATGGCGGGAGTATAGCTTAACTATAAGAAGGAACAAGAAAAACGGCACCCATCCAGGTGCCGTCTTCTATTATCCGGCTTTCTCAGCCAGCTCCATCCCGTTTTTCAGGCTCTTGAACCTCAGGTAAAAGGCACAGGTCATGACCAGGGACAAGGCCCCGAAGATGACGCTCATATACTGCAGGCCGACCGCATCAAGCAGGAAGCCTGTCATAAGGAGGACGATCTGGAAGACCAGGCGGTCGAGCATGTTCCGGAAAGAGAAAAAGCGGCCATGGAAATCTTTTGGCACCCGTGTCTGGAAGATGGTGGCGGCAGTCGGGAAGAAGCAGCCGACCGCAAAACCGAAGATCAGGAATGCCAGGACAGACAGAACAGGTATATCAGCAAAATAAAGGATCAGCTGCGATAAGCCGATGATAAAGGAAAAGAAAAACAGGATGCTGTATGGCGAGCTTTTGCCGCTGATCTTTTTCACCGCAAAGGCGCCAAGCATGAAGGCGACTCCCTCAGCAGTATAAATCCACCCTTTAATGGCCGAGCTGTCCTGAAGCTCGCTGATATTGATGACCATCAGGTTAAATCCGCCAAGAAATAACAGCGGGACAAGCGTCAGCACGAGTGTCATGAATACAATCGGAAGCCCCTTGATGACAGGGAAGACCTCTGAAAATCCTGCAGGCTTCTGTTTGGCATCTTCCTGCTTCTCCAGCTCCTTTTTCTCATCAAAGCTCAGGAAGCATGTGAGAATGAATAAGCCCAGATAGGCAGCGAGGGACAGGAGATACAGCATGGATAAAGACATGATGACCAGGAATACCCCGGCAACGGCCGTTCCAAGTACTCGTGAAAGAGTGGATACATTCATGTACACGCCGTTCAGCTGCAAGAGATCTTTCTCGCCGACTACCATCGGGATGGCTGCCTGGAGGGCAGGGAAATAGAAGGCAGCCGAAATCTGCAGGCAGACGAGGAAGACGACCATCCACCAGACTGAGCCGGTGTGGATGGCGATCAGCATAAATACAACGCTCACAGAGCGGGCGAAGCCGGAAACAAGCATGACGGTTTTCTTGCTTGCCTGATCTGTAATCCTGCCGGCTGCAGGACCGACTGCAAGGCCGGCAAGCAGGCCTGCTGCAAGTATTAAAGATTTCAAGAAATCTGACGGCACTTTTTCCTGCATAAATTCAAGGTTTCCGATAATTCCGAGCCACAGGCCGAGCCCTGCAATGAACTCCCCTGTCAGTAAAATCCACACATTCTTATTTCTCCACATATCTGCAGCCTCACGTTTCTGAATTATTTCGTTTCTCTAAAGATACTACAGAATTGAAATTTAATGAATGGGTTTACAAAAACTTCTTGCTTTATACAAAAATAAAGAAAAAATTAGAAATGGAAGTCTTTTTGCGCTTGTGCCCTGTCTAACAGATAGAAATAAAAAAAGGGGGTATCTCCTTGGATACAGCAAAGTTCATTAAGAAAGCCAGGAAAGGGGATGATGAAGCTTTTTATGAGCTGATGCAAGCGCACAAAGTGCAGCTGCTCAAAATTGCCTATTCTTATTTAAGAAACGAGGAGGAGGCGCTTGAAGCCCTGCAGGAGGTCACATTCAGGGCATACCGGTCAATCCGCAGCCTTAAGAAGGCAGATTATTTCTCCACATGGCTGATCCGGATCATGCTTAACTACTGCCATGATCAAAGCAGAAAGAAGAAAAGAGCAGCACCTTTGGATCTTACAGAGTCATTGGCAGAAACATACAATTACAGCCAAGCGCTTGAAATTGAGGAAGCATTGGAAAAAATAGATTCAAAGTGCCGGGAAGTTATTATCCTGAAGTATTATCATGATATGAAAATAAAAGAAATCGCGAACCTGCTGGAAAGTCCGGAAAGTACCATTAAAACATGGCTGTATAAAGGGCTCAAGGCTCTTCGTGAGCAGCTGGGTGAAAGAGGTGAAGCCAATGTTCAGTAATGAAGAGAGAGAGCTGGACCGTTCAAGGAAAGAACTCGACCGTTTGATGGTTTCGAATGAGCTGGCAGACCAGGCCATCATGGCTGGAATCAGGCAGGCTAAAGCGGCAGGCAGGAAAAGGAAAAGATATGCCTCTCTTTTTACTGCAGGGGCCGCCGCTCTCATTTTGCTGTTTTCTGTTAAAGGAGGCAGCACGATGGCTGAGTATTTCTCTAAAATGCCAGGCCTTGAGAAAGTTATGGAGCTTGTCAGCGGCGACAGAGGTCTGATGGCAGCAGCTGAAAATGAATATATACAAAAAATCGGAGCGTCTGCTGAACAAAATGGCATAAAGGCAACCCTGGACTCTGCGATTTACGATGAACAGGCATTGATTCTTTTTTACAGCTATGAGGCAGAAAATAAAACTGCAGATGTTTACACGACAGATATAACCCTGCTTGACCGGGAAGGAAATAAGCTGCCATACCAAGCGAATCATGGGACTTTTTGGACTGCGGACAGAGAAGATTTGCATGAAATCCGTTTTCAGCTGGATGATGCGGCAGATCTTCCTGATGAATTGAGCCTTTCAATGGGGGTCACAGTGAATGACAGCCGCCAGTCTGAATCGGTCGTTCTGCCGTTTGCACTGGATAAAGAGAAGCTGGCTGAGAAAAAGGTGTACAGCCTGAATAAAACAGTAACGGTTGAAGGGCAGAAGATGACTGTAAAGGATGTCAGCATCTATCCATCACAAACAGCGGTGAGAATTGTATTTGATCCGGATAATACGAAAAAAATCTTTGGGTTTAACGATCTCCATATCGCTGATGAAAATGGGGGCAAGTGGAAGGCCAATCATGTAAAAGATGAAAAAGTGAATGACAACGAAACAGTCATTTATTTAGAAAGCAGCTATTTTGCAGATCCGAAAGAATTGTATCTGCGCTTCAACAGCATCCGTGCCCTGGATAAGGATGAACTCATTGTCCGGGTGAACCCCTCAGATAATAAAATCATAAAGGCGCCGAAGGATGGAAAGCTGAAATCAGCAAGTGTTTTCAAAGACGAGCTCCGTCTTAACCTGGAAGCACCTTTCAGTTTCCTAGATACAATGATTTTCATGCATGCAGCCGATCTGGAAGGCCGGACTATTGGAGAGGGGCTGTCTTTTGGGGCAGGCGGTTCGCCAGTCGATAAGGAGATCACCTATTATGTTCCGTATCCAAAGGAAGAAGCCAGTGAGCAAGATATCCTTCTCGAGCTTCTTGACTACCCTGCATCCATCAATGGGAATGCAGAAATAAAATTAAAATAGGAAAAAGGGGTATCCTCACATCTGAAGGATACCCCTTTTCTAATTACACTGCATCAGCAGCTGACCGTAAAGCATGATCCTTCCTGCCATGCAGGAAATAATACAGCACAGCCGACAACAGGATCAGTGCAGCCATCATGATATACAGGCTGCTGTAGCCTGTTATGGGAATGACGAGTCCAAGCAGGTAAGGGCCGAATCCAAGGCCGGCATCAAGGAAAATAAAGAAAGTTGATGTGGCCAGCCCCAGCCTGTGCGGAGCCGTCAGCTTGACGGCGATCGCCTGTGTGCTTGACTGCATATTCCCGAAGCCAAGGCCGATCAGGACACCTGATAGGAGCAGGACAAAGCTTGACCCTGCTGTGCTTAACAGAATCATACCGGCTGCGAACAGGATGAATGCCGGATACATGATATAGTTGGCGCCCTTCAGGTCCATCAGGCGCCCTGTAAACGGACGGGACAGCAGGACGGCGACTGCATAGATGATAAAGAAGAAGCTTGCAGCGTCCACAAGATCAAGCTCCATCGCATAGAAATTGATGAAAGAAAGGACGCTGGAATAACAAAATGCGATTGCCAGGGTGATGACCGCAATCGGCAGCGCTTTTGGTTCCACAAAGTCCGAAACCCTGAAGCCTTTTGCTTCTGCGCTCTTCGGAGAGCCTGTGACAGGCGGGACAGTGACAAGAAAGGCAGTCACAAGACTGATAATTCCCAATGCCAGACAAAAGCAGAATATCATTTCAAAGCTTGTATGCTGGCTCATATAAATCCCGATAAATGGTCCGACGGCTGTCGCCAGTGTCGCGCTCATGCTATAGTAGCCAATCCCTTCGCCTTTCCGGGCTGCCGGAATGATCTGCGCAACGATTGTGCCTGTAGCGGTGCTGGCCATGCCAAGCGTAATTCCGTGAACGAAACGGTTGGCAAGAAGAAAGGCAACCCCGGCGTGGACAAAATATAAAAGAGTCGTCAGCGTAAAGAAAATCAGTCCGATGAACAGCATTCTTTTGCGGCCGACCAGATCGATATAGCGCCCGATGAACAGCCTCCCGATGAGCGTCCCGATAATAAAGATCCCTGTTACAAGTCCGGCCTGGCTTGTCGATGCATCATATTCATTGACGGCATAGACAGAGATGGTGACCATCAGCAAGTAAAAGACAAGTGTTAAAAAAAAGTTGATGGAGGATACAACGATGAAGTCCTTCGTCCAAAGTTTTGCTTCTGAGCTGTTCAATGTGCTTCCCCCTGTTCCATTAAGTTGCTGCGGATGCCTTCCATGATGCAAATGGCTTCGAGCTGTTCTTCTTCTGTAAAACCTTTAAGGATTCTCTGCTCAAATTCATCAATGGTCAGCCGCACTTCACTGTAGACTTTATGGCCGAGCCCTGTGAGCTGCATCCTTTTTTCACGTCGGTCTTTGCTTGGCACCTGCTCTACAAAGCCGAGCTCCTCCAGTCTGGTGATAGTCCGTGTGACGGTCGGTTTTTCGACACCCTGATAGTGGGAGAGCTCCACAAGAGTGGCTGAACCGAAATTAGCGATATAATATAAAATCGTCCATTGCGCCCTCTGAAGCTGATGCTGTGCAAGAAGCTGGTTAAGCTTATTTTCAAACGGGCGGTAGAGCATCAATAGCTGATGAAAAAATTTCTGAAACGTTTTGATAGCAAACACCTCTATATAGTTATCAATAATAATAGTTACCGTGAGTAACTATAATAATATAACAGAAAATGTCTGCCTCTGTCCAGGGAACAGGCTTTTTTTTACAATTCTAAGGCGGGGCGGCAGGAAAGAGACATGGGGTTTTCCCTTTCTCTATGATAAAATTTTATTATCAAAAACGGACGAGGGGATATAGTTGAACATTCAATTGGACAGCAAAAAAATAAAAGAGGCGTGCGGGCTGGTTTCTTTTAGGAAAGGGGATTCTTTCTACCGTTCCAAAAAAGTAGTGTTCAGCCTGTATGAGCCGGAATATTGCGAGGCAGATGTGATGGCTGCCGAGGATTTCCATGTCATCATCCAGGGGGATGGGAAAGGCGGCTATCATGCGGACTGCAGCTGTCCGAGACTTGCTTCGGTTAAAACAGACTGCCAGCATATTGCCGCCGTCCTGCTGGCCATTCTTGACCATCAGAAAAAGGGCACAGTCCCGTTGGCGGATGTGGAGAGAGCGGGGCATGAGTCGCTGGCGGAAAGTCTGCTGACGATTTTTGAAAAAGAGCATTCCCGCTCAAGCGGGGAACAGCTTCACTTCGAAGACAGACAGCCGGCAGAAGCCTCCTTTTCCTGCATGCCGGTATCTCTTGCGGATGGAAGCACCATGCTGGGAATAGAAGCCAGCATAGACCTGCATCCGGTCAGGGACATCAGAAAATTCCTTATGGATGTAAAAGAAAGAAGCTCGAGTGCAGTTTCCCCCTTCTTTA is a window from the Bacillus infantis NRRL B-14911 genome containing:
- a CDS encoding PH domain-containing protein, whose product is MIEEKRHHPLIMLMNLYQLVKGSIFIVFFLFVIKFGSDAAYVKYGRLVFFLFMAVSAVSIVLKWLTSTYKLDGSSFHLKEGIFTKSNQTIPFSKVQNVNYRTSLFHRIFGLTSIRFETGMTGADSAIEFKVIRKEEAEKLEEHVSHPQEEEEGISLVDPADAPPAGQEAGNEQTAQPVLPAGRIVHFTPGKKDILKASFTSFSFLVLFSAIVSIYFKIDEVFDLDEQAQGLFAALMGSSLLLAGILILLLLVSTGIGVARTYLKYGKYEISSDQERIYIVQGVLDESRFSILKERVQAIEVKQPPIKRLLGLAEVKLTSAGGVSLGEDSPEISTLYPFLPVKRAYEMISEILPQYEVTREMKRLPGKSFWIRLLKPSWVLILATAGLAWFKPEILDTERAWLFVSAGLLIIIALLRILDYWNTRYTLNSQFIQMKSGSLSTSLFISKREKVIEVSVTSNLFQKWLGLASIETVNRAKPVLHSSLDDVPKEMAADFYEWYVGRGTEIKYQEY
- a CDS encoding PH domain-containing protein translates to MESRIAPPQNRLSKNAVKVWITADMIGDIIAFAVLGILLYLDHYFAWKEWIGWILIGLVVITVLSIPWSIIRPMLLYKNWRYGVDEEFLKLKFGAITEKHQLVPMTKIQSVSASQGPLMRRYGLYSISIETMGSSHTIPALPDEVAMQLRDTIARFAKIKEVEQ
- the guaC gene encoding GMP reductase; amino-acid sequence: MDNVFDYEDIQLIPAKSIVNSRTECDTTVEFGGRTFKLPVVPANMQTIIDERISIQLAEKNYFYVMHRFQPEKRLAFVRDMKSRGLYASISVGVKEEEYTFVQQLAEENLVPEYITIDIAHGHSNAVIKMIQHIKQLLPGSFVIAGNVGTPEAVRELENAGADATKVGIGPGKVCITKIKTGFGTGGWQLAALRWCAKAASKPIIADGGIRTHGDIAKSVRFGASMVMIGSLFAGHEESPGETVEVNGKLYKEYFGSASEFQKGEKKNVEGKKMHVEYKGALEDTLIEMEQDLQSSISYAGGNKLSAIKNVDYVIVKNSIFNGDKVY
- a CDS encoding sigma-70 family RNA polymerase sigma factor is translated as MEKKERDQLLTEAMDEYGHYLTRLAYAFVKDEAKADDIVQEVYIRYYLKLEQFKGRSSVKTYLYRMTVNECKNYLKSWGFRKIDFFNRKSVMPSSNFTPEEEVLRREEESWTFRLIDRLPVKYKEVLWLHYYAELSVKEIGDILKCPANTVKTRLARGRKMARLTMGEEEIDDAKEY
- a CDS encoding MFS transporter, producing the protein MWRNKNVWILLTGEFIAGLGLWLGIIGNLEFMQEKVPSDFLKSLILAAGLLAGLAVGPAAGRITDQASKKTVMLVSGFARSVSVVFMLIAIHTGSVWWMVVFLVCLQISAAFYFPALQAAIPMVVGEKDLLQLNGVYMNVSTLSRVLGTAVAGVFLVIMSLSMLYLLSLAAYLGLFILTCFLSFDEKKELEKQEDAKQKPAGFSEVFPVIKGLPIVFMTLVLTLVPLLFLGGFNLMVINISELQDSSAIKGWIYTAEGVAFMLGAFAVKKISGKSSPYSILFFFSFIIGLSQLILYFADIPVLSVLAFLIFGFAVGCFFPTAATIFQTRVPKDFHGRFFSFRNMLDRLVFQIVLLMTGFLLDAVGLQYMSVIFGALSLVMTCAFYLRFKSLKNGMELAEKAG
- a CDS encoding sigma-70 family RNA polymerase sigma factor, encoding MDTAKFIKKARKGDDEAFYELMQAHKVQLLKIAYSYLRNEEEALEALQEVTFRAYRSIRSLKKADYFSTWLIRIMLNYCHDQSRKKKRAAPLDLTESLAETYNYSQALEIEEALEKIDSKCREVIILKYYHDMKIKEIANLLESPESTIKTWLYKGLKALREQLGERGEANVQ
- a CDS encoding DUF4179 domain-containing protein; this translates as MFSNEERELDRSRKELDRLMVSNELADQAIMAGIRQAKAAGRKRKRYASLFTAGAAALILLFSVKGGSTMAEYFSKMPGLEKVMELVSGDRGLMAAAENEYIQKIGASAEQNGIKATLDSAIYDEQALILFYSYEAENKTADVYTTDITLLDREGNKLPYQANHGTFWTADREDLHEIRFQLDDAADLPDELSLSMGVTVNDSRQSESVVLPFALDKEKLAEKKVYSLNKTVTVEGQKMTVKDVSIYPSQTAVRIVFDPDNTKKIFGFNDLHIADENGGKWKANHVKDEKVNDNETVIYLESSYFADPKELYLRFNSIRALDKDELIVRVNPSDNKIIKAPKDGKLKSASVFKDELRLNLEAPFSFLDTMIFMHAADLEGRTIGEGLSFGAGGSPVDKEITYYVPYPKEEASEQDILLELLDYPASINGNAEIKLK
- a CDS encoding MFS transporter — translated: MNSSEAKLWTKDFIVVSSINFFLTLVFYLLMVTISVYAVNEYDASTSQAGLVTGIFIIGTLIGRLFIGRYIDLVGRKRMLFIGLIFFTLTTLLYFVHAGVAFLLANRFVHGITLGMASTATGTIVAQIIPAARKGEGIGYYSMSATLATAVGPFIGIYMSQHTSFEMIFCFCLALGIISLVTAFLVTVPPVTGSPKSAEAKGFRVSDFVEPKALPIAVITLAIAFCYSSVLSFINFYAMELDLVDAASFFFIIYAVAVLLSRPFTGRLMDLKGANYIMYPAFILFAAGMILLSTAGSSFVLLLSGVLIGLGFGNMQSSTQAIAVKLTAPHRLGLATSTFFIFLDAGLGFGPYLLGLVIPITGYSSLYIMMAALILLSAVLYYFLHGRKDHALRSAADAV
- a CDS encoding MarR family winged helix-turn-helix transcriptional regulator; translated protein: MLYRPFENKLNQLLAQHQLQRAQWTILYYIANFGSATLVELSHYQGVEKPTVTRTITRLEELGFVEQVPSKDRREKRMQLTGLGHKVYSEVRLTIDEFEQRILKGFTEEEQLEAICIMEGIRSNLMEQGEAH